In one Aromatoleum aromaticum EbN1 genomic region, the following are encoded:
- a CDS encoding IS3-like element ISAzo18 family transposase (programmed frameshift), whose translation MTRRKRRNHSPAFKAQVAVAALKGDKTLAELAQQFDVHPNQIADWKSQLMERAAHVFGDASATATAAPDLTKLHAKIGQLTLENGFFRKRAHQGGPAERKKMIDRTHELPLTQQCRILRLARSSMYYTPREVSAHDLALMRRMDELHLEHPFAGARMLRDLLRAEGHAIGRKHVGTLMRRMGIEALYRKPNTSRRRRGDEIYPYLLRDLKIERPNQAWAADITYIPMRKGFVYLFAIIDWSSRRVLAWRLSNTLTTDFCLDAVREALHRYGRPEIFNTDQGCQFTSTDFTDLLKDNGIQISMDGKGCWRDNVFVERLWKSVKYEEVYLKAYDSVAEAKAHLGAYLRFYNERRPHRAHDGRTPDQAYFGALRDETPLAA comes from the exons ATGACGAGAAGGAAACGGCGAAACCACTCGCCGGCGTTCAAGGCGCAAGTGGCGGTGGCCGCGCTCAAAGGAGACAAGACGCTGGCCGAGCTGGCGCAGCAGTTCGACGTCCATCCGAACCAGATCGCCGACTGGAAGAGCCAGTTGATGGAGCGCGCCGCGCACGTGTTCGGTGACGCCTCGGCGACCGCGACCGCCGCACCGGATCTGACGAAGCTGCACGCCAAGATCGGGCAGCTGACGCTGGAGAATG GATTTTTTAGAAAGCGCGCTCACCAAGGCGGGCCTGCTGAGCGCAAGAAAATGATCGACCGCACCCATGAACTGCCGCTGACGCAGCAATGCCGGATTCTGCGTCTGGCGCGCTCGTCGATGTACTACACGCCGCGAGAAGTGTCGGCGCACGATCTGGCGCTGATGCGCCGGATGGACGAACTGCATCTCGAGCACCCGTTTGCCGGAGCGCGGATGCTGCGGGATTTGCTGCGCGCCGAGGGGCATGCGATCGGGCGCAAGCACGTCGGCACGCTGATGCGCCGCATGGGCATCGAGGCGCTCTATCGCAAGCCCAACACGTCCCGGCGCCGCCGCGGTGACGAGATCTATCCGTACCTGCTGCGGGATCTGAAGATCGAACGCCCCAACCAGGCGTGGGCCGCCGACATCACCTACATCCCGATGCGCAAGGGTTTCGTGTATCTGTTCGCCATCATCGATTGGTCCTCGCGCCGAGTGCTGGCGTGGCGGCTGTCGAACACGCTGACCACCGACTTCTGCCTCGATGCGGTGCGCGAAGCGCTGCATCGCTACGGCCGCCCGGAGATCTTCAACACCGATCAGGGATGCCAGTTCACCAGCACCGATTTCACCGACCTGCTCAAAGACAACGGCATCCAGATCAGCATGGACGGCAAGGGCTGCTGGCGCGACAACGTCTTCGTCGAGCGGCTGTGGAAGAGCGTGAAATACGAAGAGGTGTACCTCAAGGCCTATGACAGCGTCGCCGAGGCCAAGGCCCACCTGGGCGCCTACCTGCGCTTCTACAACGAACGCCGGCCGCACCGCGCTCACGACGGGCGCACCCCCGACCAGGCGTACTTCGGCGCGCTCCGCGATGAGACGCCGCTGGCGGCATGA
- a CDS encoding FAD-dependent oxidoreductase, translated as MQAPYESDLVAATRMRDTAFKRVLKNLPIGTEVKLDAPYGDFTLHKTESTPAVFIIGGIGVTPVRSMIAQATHDRTAHQITLLHASRTPDDLPLKSDFERLAKENPNFRYVPTFSSAPDGWPGEHGRVDAAMVRKYVPDLHRPIYYLSGPDGMVKAMRALLVSLEVSEDNIRTEEFAGY; from the coding sequence GTGCAGGCGCCTTACGAGTCCGACCTGGTCGCAGCGACCCGCATGCGCGACACCGCCTTCAAACGAGTGCTGAAGAATCTGCCGATCGGCACCGAGGTCAAGCTCGATGCGCCGTACGGTGACTTCACGCTGCACAAGACCGAATCTACCCCGGCGGTTTTCATCATCGGCGGCATCGGCGTCACCCCGGTGCGCAGCATGATCGCCCAGGCTACTCATGACAGGACCGCGCACCAGATCACCTTGCTGCACGCCAGCCGCACGCCGGACGACCTGCCGCTGAAAAGTGATTTCGAGCGACTGGCCAAGGAGAATCCGAATTTCCGTTACGTCCCGACCTTCAGCTCGGCGCCGGATGGCTGGCCCGGAGAGCACGGCCGCGTCGATGCCGCGATGGTGAGGAAATACGTACCGGACTTGCATCGGCCCATTTACTACCTGTCCGGTCCGGACGGCATGGTCAAGGCCATGCGAGCACTGCTGGTGAGCCTCGAGGTCAGCGAAGACAACATCCGCACCGAAGAATTTGCCGGTTATTGA
- a CDS encoding polysaccharide biosynthesis/export family protein, whose protein sequence is MRVYLAGAVLSCAMISSSPVHAQEVSAPAPVASVLPSAGTALNDPGPLFDDYYIGPYDLLEITVFQVDDLSRTVRVNARGLIGLPLIGQVQAAGLSARVVEEEIARRLTECCLQDPQVTIFIKEFVSQRVTVEGEVTKPGIFPLSGRTSLLQAIALAAGVSEIADINQVSIFRTLADGNKEQLVFDLEAVRSGKVDDPLIQGNDVVVVGSSTTRSMVKGVTDTLRGFIGFGTVR, encoded by the coding sequence ATGCGTGTTTACCTTGCAGGCGCAGTGTTGTCCTGCGCAATGATTTCGTCGTCCCCCGTTCATGCCCAGGAGGTGTCCGCGCCGGCGCCCGTGGCGTCGGTCCTCCCGTCGGCAGGCACTGCGCTCAACGACCCCGGCCCCCTGTTCGACGACTACTACATCGGGCCGTACGACCTGCTCGAAATTACCGTTTTCCAGGTCGACGACCTGTCGCGCACGGTGCGCGTCAACGCGCGCGGCCTCATCGGGCTGCCGTTGATCGGGCAGGTCCAGGCAGCGGGCCTGAGCGCCCGCGTCGTCGAAGAGGAGATCGCGCGACGCCTCACGGAGTGCTGCCTGCAGGACCCGCAGGTCACGATCTTCATCAAGGAGTTCGTCAGCCAGCGCGTCACCGTCGAAGGCGAAGTGACCAAGCCGGGCATCTTCCCGCTGTCCGGGCGCACGTCGCTCCTGCAGGCGATCGCGCTCGCCGCCGGCGTCAGCGAGATCGCCGACATCAACCAGGTCAGCATCTTCCGCACTCTCGCCGACGGCAACAAGGAGCAGCTGGTGTTCGACCTCGAAGCCGTACGCTCCGGCAAAGTCGATGACCCGCTCATCCAGGGCAACGACGTCGTCGTCGTCGGCAGCTCGACAACCCGTTCGATGGTCAAGGGCGTGACCGACACGCTGCGCGGTTTCATCGGCTTCGGCACCGTCCGCTAG
- a CDS encoding J domain-containing protein, which produces MSAAGEGGRGGAAALALAVFAEPTRFGELVRGGGALPADTLVVMRTAAEAVRNGRQYGLDEPRRAALFFVEHVLLAYEADHYRVLGLNRDATADQIREHYRVMMGIFHPDRQGWADSDREKLSARINLAHHVLRDDQRRAAFDLERRQARSPRMSVSIRIVSQAERKRAAGAAPTLTERLPLTVRRNFPQYVLGSIALVGFIAVLAVYLNRAPAGAIGASRASPKAPLAVAPAERAAPVPQAPVPQAPLAAAPAKGAEAVPAKVAEKVAEKVAEAAPAKAMRAASQLPPAAANTAARASSASAIPTPGKTPPVAALSPVREHVPEVPEPVPAEPPPVVVDRPLEVAAAPVPPPPPRPLPQPETQAVKQPVTQPAPVELIPAPAGAAEASAPASPPAEAPVPAGLTVSDAARVLDQFSSSYQLGDIDRFMQLFTDDVRSGTGRRAEIRKDYEELFGSTQARRIELLDMRWSPESASAHGEGGYLVRIRRKDGVGEEVFAGSIRLELIRRGRDVLISGLFHKPSD; this is translated from the coding sequence ATGAGTGCGGCCGGGGAGGGGGGCAGGGGAGGCGCAGCGGCGCTCGCGCTGGCAGTGTTCGCCGAGCCGACGCGCTTCGGCGAGCTGGTGCGCGGCGGCGGTGCGCTGCCCGCGGACACCCTCGTCGTCATGCGCACCGCAGCCGAAGCAGTGCGCAACGGCAGGCAATACGGGCTGGACGAGCCCCGGCGCGCAGCGCTGTTCTTCGTCGAGCACGTGCTGCTGGCGTACGAAGCGGATCATTACCGTGTTCTCGGGCTGAACCGGGACGCGACCGCCGACCAGATCCGCGAGCACTACCGCGTCATGATGGGCATCTTCCATCCGGACCGTCAGGGATGGGCCGACAGCGACCGGGAAAAACTCTCGGCGCGGATCAACCTCGCGCACCACGTGCTGCGCGACGATCAGCGCCGCGCGGCTTTTGATCTGGAGCGGAGGCAGGCCCGCTCGCCGCGGATGTCGGTCTCGATCAGGATCGTCTCGCAGGCGGAACGCAAACGCGCCGCCGGCGCCGCTCCCACCTTGACCGAAAGGTTGCCCCTGACCGTGCGGCGAAATTTCCCGCAGTACGTGCTCGGCAGCATCGCGCTCGTCGGCTTCATCGCCGTCCTCGCGGTCTATCTCAATCGCGCCCCGGCCGGCGCGATCGGCGCGTCGCGAGCATCGCCGAAAGCTCCGCTCGCCGTCGCTCCCGCCGAACGTGCCGCCCCGGTTCCGCAGGCCCCGGTTCCGCAGGCCCCCCTCGCAGCGGCGCCGGCCAAGGGGGCAGAAGCCGTGCCGGCGAAGGTGGCAGAAAAGGTGGCAGAAAAGGTGGCAGAAGCCGCACCTGCCAAGGCAATGCGCGCCGCGTCGCAGCTGCCGCCTGCCGCCGCAAACACCGCGGCGCGTGCAAGCTCCGCGAGCGCAATCCCCACACCGGGAAAAACCCCGCCCGTCGCAGCCCTCTCCCCGGTTCGCGAACACGTGCCCGAAGTGCCCGAACCCGTTCCCGCCGAGCCCCCGCCGGTCGTCGTCGACAGACCGCTCGAAGTCGCCGCGGCGCCTGTCCCACCTCCGCCGCCGCGCCCGCTCCCGCAGCCGGAAACGCAGGCGGTAAAGCAGCCAGTAACGCAGCCCGCGCCAGTCGAACTCATTCCCGCCCCCGCAGGTGCCGCGGAAGCGTCCGCTCCCGCGAGCCCGCCGGCCGAAGCGCCCGTTCCGGCCGGCCTGACGGTATCGGACGCAGCGCGTGTGTTGGACCAGTTCTCGTCGTCCTATCAGCTCGGCGACATCGACCGCTTCATGCAGTTGTTCACCGACGATGTACGCTCCGGAACCGGCCGCAGGGCGGAGATCCGCAAGGACTACGAGGAGCTGTTCGGCTCGACCCAGGCGCGTCGCATCGAACTCCTCGACATGCGCTGGTCGCCGGAAAGCGCCTCGGCGCACGGCGAAGGCGGCTATCTGGTGCGCATACGGCGTAAAGACGGCGTCGGCGAGGAAGTGTTCGCCGGATCGATCCGCTTGGAACTCATCCGGCGCGGCCGGGACGTGCTGATCAGCGGCCTGTTCCACAAGCCGTCCGATTGA
- a CDS encoding MraY family glycosyltransferase, whose amino-acid sequence MSFPESFFAIAATSCLVALVIVLTKNLHGRFTLDSDHGIQKFHVAPTPRVGGLAVVAALVVGAFTAGADEQAILFPLLLAAVPAFAFGIAEDLTKKVSVTRRLVATLCSGVLAWQLTGIALDHLDLAPVDFILQWLPAAVILTAFAAGGIANAVNMIDGFNGLAGGALVIMFGALGLVAFQVDDVVLASVCWAFAAAFAGFLAINFPAGKIFLGDGGAYLGGFALAWLAILLPERNTAVSPWVSLLICAYPVMELIFSIARRRYREHHPGAADRLHLHSLVHARVVRHFVPADRPTLRNAAVSPLMWLFALVPAGFAQFVWHSRSQCLAVVLLTSAAYLLCYLRLVRFRWPWSSASAALDNAEALDRV is encoded by the coding sequence ATGAGTTTTCCGGAAAGTTTTTTCGCCATCGCAGCAACCTCCTGCCTCGTTGCCCTTGTCATCGTTCTCACCAAGAATCTGCACGGCCGCTTCACGCTGGATTCGGACCATGGAATCCAGAAGTTCCACGTCGCGCCGACGCCTCGCGTCGGAGGCCTCGCAGTGGTGGCGGCGCTCGTCGTCGGCGCTTTCACGGCGGGCGCGGACGAGCAGGCGATCCTCTTTCCCCTCCTGCTGGCCGCAGTGCCGGCGTTCGCCTTCGGCATTGCCGAAGACCTCACCAAGAAAGTCAGCGTCACTCGGCGGCTGGTGGCGACGCTGTGTAGCGGCGTGCTGGCGTGGCAGCTCACCGGCATCGCGCTCGATCACCTCGACCTCGCGCCGGTCGATTTCATCCTGCAGTGGCTGCCGGCAGCGGTGATCCTCACCGCGTTCGCAGCGGGCGGAATCGCCAACGCGGTCAACATGATCGACGGCTTCAACGGCCTCGCCGGCGGCGCGCTGGTCATCATGTTCGGTGCGCTCGGCCTCGTGGCCTTCCAGGTGGACGATGTCGTCCTCGCGTCCGTGTGCTGGGCTTTCGCCGCCGCGTTCGCCGGCTTCCTCGCGATCAACTTTCCCGCCGGCAAGATCTTCCTCGGCGATGGCGGCGCCTATCTCGGGGGCTTCGCGCTCGCCTGGCTCGCCATCCTGCTGCCCGAGCGCAACACCGCAGTCTCCCCGTGGGTCAGCCTGCTGATCTGCGCCTACCCCGTGATGGAGCTGATCTTCAGCATCGCGCGCCGGCGCTATCGCGAGCACCATCCCGGCGCGGCCGACCGTCTGCACCTGCATAGCCTCGTGCATGCGCGCGTCGTACGCCATTTTGTCCCCGCCGACCGCCCCACCTTGCGCAATGCAGCCGTCTCGCCGCTGATGTGGCTGTTCGCGCTCGTCCCCGCCGGCTTCGCGCAGTTCGTCTGGCACAGCCGCAGCCAGTGCCTGGCCGTGGTCCTTCTCACGTCCGCGGCCTACCTGCTGTGCTACCTGCGACTGGTGCGTTTCCGCTGGCCGTGGTCTTCCGCCTCCGCCGCGCTGGACAACGCCGAAGCGCTCGACCGCGTCTGA
- a CDS encoding type II toxin-antitoxin system RelB/DinJ family antitoxin: MARSTMLHIRVDDEIKTQASEALAAMGLSMSDAVRILLKRVVNDQAFPLELKVPNARTRAATEEARAMTKARAARSGSADALIDDLEKARQQ; this comes from the coding sequence ATGGCTCGTTCCACGATGCTGCACATCCGGGTAGACGACGAAATCAAGACGCAAGCCAGCGAGGCACTGGCAGCGATGGGACTGTCCATGTCGGATGCCGTGCGCATCCTGCTCAAGCGCGTGGTCAACGACCAGGCTTTTCCGCTGGAGCTGAAAGTGCCCAACGCCCGGACCCGTGCGGCGACGGAAGAAGCCCGCGCAATGACGAAGGCCCGTGCCGCCCGTTCTGGCTCTGCTGATGCGCTGATCGATGACCTGGAAAAAGCCCGCCAGCAGTAA
- a CDS encoding GumC family protein, which translates to MMDNTEKPDAGDERGQEVPRRNALVERRESTALAHPAEWRSHVEEDDDDTIDLRAIWDTIVKRKWTVITFFAIVMVSVLTATFLMTPIYRASLTLQIERQEAKVLDYQGVTPNEMQGDTKDFYETQYELLRSRSLAQRVIDQLNLGDHPVFAAANPSLLASLKALLAGGEEEPVEGDAEQIRKLKLTKAFLANLTIEPVRNSRLVKIHFDSSDPVLASRIVNAISEAFINVNLERRMDASSFAKVFLEERLQQLKVKLGETERELVAFAREEQIVRGGEQEASVDTQVMQEFTTALAKAQQERIRAEALYQQLESGSVEGMPQVLENKVIQEFKGHKAKLETEYQENLKIYKPAYPKMVQLQSQIDEMQAKIAEELAHVRSGIRSAYQAARAQEAMLQTKMDESKRTVLGVQDRSIQYNILKREVDTNRQLYDGLLQRYKEVGVAGGVGVNNVSVVDKAEVPLQPFKPKTLLNALIAALLGLFGGIGLALLFEHLDDTIKDGESMERLLGLPVLGMVPLVKRAGDAARELVLEQLDDPRSGFSEAYRSLQTAMQFSTQEGIPKVLMVTSASIGEGKSTTALALAINLSQMGLKVLLVDADLRKASVHRKLGLPNRAGLTNYLAGDSRPVDVTQPTPYDKLFVITSGPLPPNPAELLGSAKMVALLDVAKDRFDCVIVDGPPVLGLADAPLLGSITDATVVIVEAGGTRKDFLAGALKRLRSTRTRVIGGVLTKIAARSGAQGYYYNSYYQHGDEEGSRSAA; encoded by the coding sequence ATGATGGATAACACAGAAAAGCCGGACGCCGGCGACGAGCGCGGGCAGGAAGTCCCGCGCCGCAACGCGCTCGTCGAGCGCCGCGAAAGCACTGCGCTCGCGCATCCCGCCGAATGGCGTTCCCATGTCGAGGAGGACGACGACGACACGATCGACCTGCGCGCGATCTGGGACACCATCGTCAAGCGCAAATGGACGGTGATCACGTTCTTCGCCATTGTCATGGTGTCGGTGCTGACCGCGACTTTCCTGATGACGCCGATCTACCGCGCCAGCCTCACGCTGCAGATCGAACGCCAGGAAGCCAAGGTGCTCGACTACCAGGGCGTCACGCCCAATGAGATGCAGGGCGACACCAAGGACTTCTACGAGACGCAGTACGAGCTGCTCAGAAGCCGCTCGCTCGCGCAGCGCGTCATCGACCAGCTCAACCTCGGCGACCACCCGGTTTTCGCCGCAGCTAATCCGTCGCTGCTCGCGAGCCTCAAGGCCCTTCTCGCGGGCGGGGAAGAAGAACCCGTCGAAGGTGACGCCGAGCAGATTCGCAAGCTCAAGCTGACGAAAGCTTTCCTCGCAAACCTGACGATCGAGCCGGTGCGCAATTCGCGCCTCGTCAAGATCCATTTCGACAGCTCCGACCCGGTGCTCGCGAGCCGCATCGTCAACGCGATCTCGGAAGCCTTCATCAACGTGAACCTCGAGCGGCGCATGGACGCGTCGTCGTTCGCCAAAGTGTTCCTCGAAGAGCGGTTGCAGCAGCTCAAGGTGAAGCTCGGCGAAACCGAGCGGGAACTCGTCGCGTTCGCGCGCGAGGAACAGATCGTCCGCGGCGGCGAGCAGGAAGCGAGCGTCGACACCCAGGTGATGCAGGAATTCACGACGGCGCTCGCCAAGGCGCAGCAGGAGCGCATCCGCGCCGAAGCGCTATACCAGCAGCTCGAAAGCGGCAGCGTCGAAGGCATGCCGCAGGTGCTCGAAAACAAGGTCATCCAGGAGTTCAAGGGCCACAAGGCCAAGCTCGAAACCGAATACCAGGAAAACCTCAAGATCTACAAGCCCGCCTATCCGAAAATGGTCCAGCTGCAGAGCCAGATCGACGAGATGCAGGCCAAGATCGCCGAGGAACTCGCCCACGTGCGCAGCGGCATCCGCAGCGCCTACCAGGCGGCGCGCGCGCAGGAGGCGATGCTGCAGACGAAGATGGACGAGAGCAAGCGTACCGTGCTCGGCGTGCAGGACCGCAGCATCCAGTACAACATCCTCAAGCGCGAAGTCGACACCAACCGCCAGCTGTATGACGGCCTGCTGCAGCGCTACAAGGAAGTCGGCGTCGCCGGCGGCGTCGGCGTGAACAACGTGTCGGTCGTCGACAAGGCCGAAGTCCCGCTCCAGCCATTCAAGCCGAAGACGCTGCTCAACGCGCTGATCGCCGCGCTGCTCGGGCTGTTCGGCGGCATCGGCCTGGCGCTGTTGTTCGAACACCTCGACGACACGATCAAGGACGGCGAAAGCATGGAACGCCTGCTCGGCCTGCCGGTGCTGGGCATGGTGCCGCTGGTCAAGCGCGCCGGCGACGCGGCGCGCGAGCTCGTGCTGGAACAGCTCGACGACCCGCGCTCGGGCTTCTCCGAAGCCTATCGCTCGCTCCAGACCGCGATGCAGTTCTCGACGCAGGAAGGGATCCCGAAAGTCCTGATGGTCACCAGCGCGTCGATAGGCGAAGGCAAGAGCACGACCGCGCTGGCGCTCGCGATCAACCTGTCGCAGATGGGCCTCAAAGTGCTGCTGGTGGACGCCGACCTGCGCAAGGCCTCGGTGCACCGCAAGCTCGGCTTGCCCAACAGGGCGGGGCTGACGAACTACCTCGCCGGCGACTCCCGGCCGGTCGATGTCACGCAGCCAACGCCGTACGACAAGCTCTTCGTCATCACGTCCGGGCCGCTGCCGCCGAACCCGGCAGAACTCCTCGGCAGCGCCAAGATGGTCGCGCTGCTCGACGTCGCCAAGGACCGTTTCGACTGCGTCATCGTCGACGGCCCGCCGGTGCTTGGCCTCGCCGATGCGCCGCTGCTCGGCAGCATCACCGATGCCACCGTCGTCATCGTCGAAGCGGGCGGCACGCGCAAGGACTTCCTCGCCGGCGCGCTCAAGCGCCTGCGCAGCACGCGCACTCGCGTCATCGGCGGCGTGCTGACGAAGATCGCGGCCCGCAGCGGCGCGCAGGGCTACTACTACAACTCCTACTACCAGCACGGCGACGAAGAAGGCAGTCGTTCCGCAGCATGA
- a CDS encoding aconitate hydratase, with product MTSKNSFGARGTLQVGAKTYEIYRLDAVSGEGADVASLPYALKILLENLLRTEDGGNVTADDIRALAAWDAGGKSDREIAFTPARVILQDFTGVPAVVDLAAMREAMGSLAGDPGLINPLAPVELVIDHSVIVDVFGKPEALERNVEIEYQRNLERYQFLRWGQDAFNDFKVVPPDTGIVHQVNLEHLARVVFTREENGATVAYPDTCVGTDSHTPMVNGLGVVAWGVGGIEAEAAMLGQPVSMLIPQVLGFKLTGKLPEGSTATDLVLTITEMLRRHRVVGKFVEFYGPGVSAVPLANRATIGNMSPEYGSTISIFPIDDETLRYLELTGRSPEQIELVQAYARAQGLWHDPQAEPRYSELLELDLSTVMPSIAGPKRPQDRVPLSEAKEAFHGALATFIHQPEQKQQGYDNAVAESFPASDPPAYEDSTVHSPSPSDHLAEAPAGGYRSRDPVPVTLADGTECEIDHGSVAIAAITSCTNTSNPAVMLAAALLAKKAVEKGLTRKPWVKTSLAPGSRVVTDYYERAGLTRYLDALGFNLVGYGCTTCIGNSGPLIPEVSEAVRAHDLSVVSVLSGNRNFEGRIHAEVKMNYLMSPPLVVAYALAGTMDIDLFREPLGKGRDGRDVFLKDVWPTASEVQAVVESSIVPDMFKAGYADVFAGDERWKSLSTPHGDLFAWDTASTYVRKPPYFENMPRQPVPVADITGARVLALLGDSVTTDHISPAGSIAKNSPAAAYLLSHGVAQRDFNSYGSRRGNHEVMIRGTFANVRLRNQLAPGTEGGYTRDFTKRDAPVTTIFDASQSYIAAGTPLVILAGKEYGSGSSRDWAAKGTLLLGVHAVIAESYERIHRSNLLGMGVLPLQFPEGENAGSLGLTGEETFDIVGVTALNEGRTPATVKVKAGDVEFDATVRIETPSEADYYRHGGIMQYVLRNLLR from the coding sequence ATGACAAGCAAGAACAGCTTCGGGGCCCGTGGAACGTTGCAGGTGGGAGCGAAAACCTACGAAATCTACCGGCTCGACGCGGTCAGCGGCGAGGGGGCCGACGTCGCAAGCCTTCCGTATGCGCTGAAGATACTGCTCGAGAACCTGCTGCGCACCGAGGACGGAGGCAACGTCACCGCGGACGACATCCGGGCGCTGGCCGCGTGGGATGCGGGCGGGAAGTCCGACCGGGAGATCGCGTTCACCCCCGCCCGCGTGATCTTGCAGGACTTCACCGGCGTGCCCGCCGTCGTCGACCTGGCTGCGATGCGCGAAGCCATGGGCTCGCTCGCCGGCGATCCGGGGCTGATCAATCCGCTGGCGCCGGTCGAGCTGGTCATCGACCACTCGGTGATCGTCGATGTATTCGGCAAGCCGGAGGCACTCGAGCGCAACGTCGAGATCGAGTACCAGCGCAACCTGGAGCGGTATCAGTTCCTGCGCTGGGGGCAGGACGCCTTCAACGACTTCAAGGTTGTTCCTCCCGACACCGGCATCGTCCACCAGGTCAACCTGGAGCACCTCGCCCGGGTGGTCTTCACGCGCGAGGAGAACGGGGCCACGGTCGCCTATCCCGACACCTGCGTCGGCACCGACTCCCACACCCCGATGGTCAACGGCCTCGGCGTGGTCGCCTGGGGCGTGGGTGGCATCGAGGCGGAGGCCGCGATGCTCGGCCAGCCGGTGTCGATGCTGATCCCGCAGGTGCTCGGCTTCAAGCTGACCGGCAAGCTGCCCGAAGGCTCCACCGCTACCGACCTCGTGCTCACCATCACCGAGATGCTTCGCCGCCACCGCGTGGTCGGCAAGTTCGTCGAGTTCTACGGCCCCGGTGTGAGCGCCGTCCCGCTAGCCAATCGTGCCACGATCGGCAACATGAGCCCCGAGTACGGCTCGACGATTTCGATCTTTCCGATCGACGACGAAACGCTGCGTTATCTCGAACTGACCGGGCGCTCGCCCGAGCAGATCGAACTCGTGCAGGCGTACGCCAGGGCGCAAGGCCTCTGGCACGACCCGCAGGCCGAGCCGCGCTACTCCGAGCTGCTCGAACTCGACCTGTCCACGGTGATGCCCTCGATCGCCGGACCCAAGCGCCCGCAGGACCGCGTCCCCCTGTCCGAAGCGAAGGAAGCCTTTCACGGCGCGCTGGCGACATTCATTCACCAGCCGGAGCAGAAGCAGCAGGGATACGATAATGCGGTCGCCGAGTCGTTTCCGGCTTCCGATCCACCGGCCTACGAAGACTCGACGGTCCACTCGCCTTCCCCGAGCGATCACCTCGCCGAGGCGCCCGCCGGGGGCTACCGCTCGCGCGACCCGGTACCGGTCACGCTGGCCGACGGCACCGAGTGCGAGATCGATCACGGGTCAGTGGCCATCGCCGCCATCACCTCCTGCACCAACACCTCGAATCCGGCGGTGATGCTTGCCGCCGCCCTGCTTGCGAAGAAGGCGGTCGAGAAGGGGCTGACCCGCAAGCCGTGGGTGAAGACCAGCCTCGCTCCCGGCTCCAGGGTGGTGACGGACTACTACGAGCGCGCCGGCCTCACCCGCTACCTCGATGCGCTCGGCTTCAACCTGGTCGGCTACGGCTGCACGACCTGCATCGGCAACTCGGGACCGCTGATTCCCGAGGTGAGCGAGGCGGTCAGGGCGCACGACCTGTCCGTCGTGTCGGTGCTCTCGGGCAACCGCAACTTCGAGGGCCGCATCCACGCCGAAGTCAAGATGAACTACCTGATGTCGCCGCCGCTGGTGGTCGCCTACGCGCTCGCGGGGACGATGGACATCGATCTGTTCCGGGAGCCGCTCGGCAAGGGCCGCGACGGCCGGGATGTGTTCCTGAAGGACGTCTGGCCGACGGCGAGCGAGGTCCAGGCGGTGGTGGAATCGTCCATCGTCCCGGACATGTTCAAAGCCGGCTATGCCGACGTGTTCGCGGGCGACGAACGCTGGAAGTCCCTGTCCACGCCGCACGGCGATCTCTTCGCCTGGGACACGGCCTCGACCTACGTGCGCAAGCCGCCGTATTTCGAGAACATGCCGCGCCAGCCCGTGCCGGTCGCCGACATCACCGGCGCCCGCGTGCTGGCGCTCCTGGGCGACTCGGTGACCACCGACCACATCAGCCCCGCCGGCTCCATCGCGAAAAATTCCCCGGCCGCGGCCTACCTGCTCTCGCACGGCGTGGCGCAACGCGACTTCAACTCCTACGGCTCGCGCCGGGGCAATCATGAAGTGATGATCCGCGGCACGTTCGCCAACGTGCGCCTGCGCAATCAGCTCGCACCGGGCACCGAGGGCGGCTACACGCGCGACTTCACGAAGCGCGATGCACCGGTCACGACCATCTTCGACGCCTCGCAATCCTATATCGCTGCCGGCACCCCGCTGGTCATCCTCGCCGGCAAGGAGTACGGCTCGGGGTCCTCGCGCGACTGGGCCGCCAAGGGCACCTTGCTGCTGGGCGTGCACGCGGTGATCGCCGAATCCTACGAGCGCATCCACCGCTCGAACCTGCTCGGCATGGGCGTGCTGCCGCTGCAGTTCCCCGAAGGCGAGAACGCCGGCTCGCTCGGCCTGACCGGAGAGGAAACCTTCGACATCGTCGGGGTCACCGCGCTCAACGAAGGCCGCACTCCGGCCACGGTGAAAGTGAAGGCCGGAGACGTCGAGTTCGACGCGACCGTCCGCATCGAAACGCCCAGCGAGGCGGATTACTACCGCCATGGCGGAATCATGCAGTACGTGCTGCGCAACCTGCTGCGGTAG